The sequence CCTGTCAACTCTTCGTCGAATTTGTATTTTTTCCAGATTTCTGATGCTATTGCGCTATTCGCGTTGTTGCAATAGAAACCATCTTGGGGGATGCAGCTTTGCTCTGGAAAGTATTTGGCAAAGATCTGTTTTTCGCTCCAGTAGGTTTGTGCTCCACCTATTTGACGACCGTAACTGTACTGAACAGTTCCATTTGCGAGTGGCTCGACAAGGCTATGCATCCAGGACTGATCATAGGGAATGCAGTGTCCGCTAATAAATACAAAGAAGTTTCCTCTTGCCGCCTCACACGCTCGATTTAAGCTGCGACCGAATGAAAAGTCTTTACGACTGATGTGTAGAATCTGACATCCGTAAGTCTTAGCAATAGAAAGGGTTCTGTCTGTTGAGCCAGAATCAATCAATATAACTTCGCGAGAGAATGATGACTGTTGAGCTTTGATAGCACTAAGAAGCTCCGGAAGATAGCGCTCCTCGTTCAGCGTTCGTACAATAATAGATACATCCGTTATCATCATAAGACCGCGAAACTAGCATCAATTAACCTAAA is a genomic window of Synechococcus sp. A10-1-5-1 containing:
- a CDS encoding glycosyltransferase family 2 protein, translating into MITDVSIIVRTLNEERYLPELLSAIKAQQSSFSREVILIDSGSTDRTLSIAKTYGCQILHISRKDFSFGRSLNRACEAARGNFFVFISGHCIPYDQSWMHSLVEPLANGTVQYSYGRQIGGAQTYWSEKQIFAKYFPEQSCIPQDGFYCNNANSAIASEIWKKYKFDEELTGLEDMHLAKRLVANQGKIGYIANSSVYHMHHENWRQVQRRFEREALALQQICPEVILRRRDLFRYFSRGIIRDVFANPFFTLRPRVLSSVILYRYHQFIGSYRGNHNHKKISSALRDAYFYPSNSQGKSLTIDLKEK